The following nucleotide sequence is from Sulfurospirillum arsenophilum NBRC 109478.
CCACCAACTGTTTAGGCCCCGTAGCGAAAATTTTGGACGATGCCTTTGGCATTGACAAAGGTTTGATGACAACGGTTCACTCTTATACCAATGATCAAAATATTTTAGATGTTAAACACAGTAAAGATTTACGCCGTGCCCGTGCTGCTGCGATCAATATGATCCCAACAACCACAGGTGCTGCCAAAGCCATTGGTTTAGTGCTTCCACACCTTAAAGGACGCCTACACGGACAAAGTATACGTGTTCCAACACCTAACGTTTCGATGGTTGACCTTAATGTTGTTGTTAAAAAAGCAACGACAAAAGAAGAAGTCAATGCTCTTTTTGCTCAAAATGCGAATGGGGTTTTAAAAGGTATCTTGGAAGTGGATGTTGACCAAAGAGTTTCACAAGATTTTATGACGAGTACGTGGAGTTCAATTGTTGCGCTAGATCTCACACAAGTTATTGGTGGCGACATGATTAAAGTAATGGCATGGTATGACAATGAGTGGGGTTACTCATCTCGTTTGGTCGACATGGCTTTACATGTAAGTAAATAAAAAGGATAGGGAATGATTCGCTCCATTAGAGATTTGGATATTGCAGGTAAGAAAGTTTTTATTCGTTGTGATTTCAATGTGCCTTTAGATGAGTTCGCAAATATCACTGAT
It contains:
- the gap gene encoding type I glyceraldehyde-3-phosphate dehydrogenase; protein product: MALKIAINGFGRIGRCVARIIDSRDDVELVCVNDTADRSMTKQLLKYDSVHGVFSGTVELLENDYMQIGKAKVKMFSTRDPKALNFADYGVDVVLECTGALLTQKDTQVFIDNGIKKVVLSAPAKDDTPTFVIGVNEHTYAGQAIVSNASCTTNCLGPVAKILDDAFGIDKGLMTTVHSYTNDQNILDVKHSKDLRRARAAAINMIPTTTGAAKAIGLVLPHLKGRLHGQSIRVPTPNVSMVDLNVVVKKATTKEEVNALFAQNANGVLKGILEVDVDQRVSQDFMTSTWSSIVALDLTQVIGGDMIKVMAWYDNEWGYSSRLVDMALHVSK